A genomic window from Peromyscus maniculatus bairdii isolate BWxNUB_F1_BW_parent chromosome 1, HU_Pman_BW_mat_3.1, whole genome shotgun sequence includes:
- the LOC121821266 gene encoding leukocyte-associated immunoglobulin-like receptor 1 isoform X1: protein MPVNPVKLLALVLCLGWTVMTQEGSLSKPSISAEPGLEISQGGCVTFVCSNPGGYDIFFLEKGSQRVMEKKNTQPPMTEARFLLGPVNESTAGDYRCIYYKKSTWSPRSETLELKVTREDVTQAPDPGSTVTSVSTSQSYKVWIGVRMAMAGVVFLVLVAILGEAWHNQEKSTDSSGSMNL from the exons ATGCCAGTTAATCCTGTGAAGCTGTTGGCCCTCG TGCTGTGCCTGGGATGGACAGTTATGACTCAAGAAG GATCTCTGTCAAAGCCTTCCATCTCAGCTGAACCAGGCCTTGAGATCTCCCAAGGGGGTTGTGTAACCTTTGTGTGCTCAAACCCTGGTGGGTATGATATATTCTTCCTGGAGAAGGGAAGCCAACGTGTCATGGAGAAGAAGAACACACAGCCTCCAATGACAGAGGCTAGATTCCTCCTTGGCCCAGTGAATGAAAGCACTGCTGGAGACTATCGGTGCATCTATTATAAAAAGTCCACCTGGTCCCCACGCAGTGAGACTCTGGAGCTGAAGGTAACCAGAGAAGATGTCACCCAGGCTCCTGACCCAGGCTCAACAGTGACCTCAG tCTCTACCTCACAGAGTTACAAGGTGTGGATTGGTGTCCGCATGGCCATGGCTGGAGTAGTCTTTCTGGTCTTGGTGGCAATCCTTGGAGAAGCTTGGCACAACCAAGAAAAGTCCACAGATAGCTCAGGTTCCATGAATCTGTGA
- the LOC121821266 gene encoding leukocyte-associated immunoglobulin-like receptor 1 isoform X2, translated as MPVNPVKLLALGSLSKPSISAEPGLEISQGGCVTFVCSNPGGYDIFFLEKGSQRVMEKKNTQPPMTEARFLLGPVNESTAGDYRCIYYKKSTWSPRSETLELKVTREDVTQAPDPGSTVTSVSTSQSYKVWIGVRMAMAGVVFLVLVAILGEAWHNQEKSTDSSGSMNL; from the exons ATGCCAGTTAATCCTGTGAAGCTGTTGGCCCTCG GATCTCTGTCAAAGCCTTCCATCTCAGCTGAACCAGGCCTTGAGATCTCCCAAGGGGGTTGTGTAACCTTTGTGTGCTCAAACCCTGGTGGGTATGATATATTCTTCCTGGAGAAGGGAAGCCAACGTGTCATGGAGAAGAAGAACACACAGCCTCCAATGACAGAGGCTAGATTCCTCCTTGGCCCAGTGAATGAAAGCACTGCTGGAGACTATCGGTGCATCTATTATAAAAAGTCCACCTGGTCCCCACGCAGTGAGACTCTGGAGCTGAAGGTAACCAGAGAAGATGTCACCCAGGCTCCTGACCCAGGCTCAACAGTGACCTCAG tCTCTACCTCACAGAGTTACAAGGTGTGGATTGGTGTCCGCATGGCCATGGCTGGAGTAGTCTTTCTGGTCTTGGTGGCAATCCTTGGAGAAGCTTGGCACAACCAAGAAAAGTCCACAGATAGCTCAGGTTCCATGAATCTGTGA